From one Mustela nigripes isolate SB6536 chromosome 16, MUSNIG.SB6536, whole genome shotgun sequence genomic stretch:
- the LOC132003484 gene encoding C-C motif chemokine 14-like, producing the protein MIISQHLLSPEASKVPTRSALPLQQLPDKRIKVSPARRMKVSMAAISLFLILLITCALGRKPEQSSRGPYHPAECCVSYIAQAIPRHRITDYYETSSQCSKPGVVFITKKGHSVCANPRHDWVQDYIKDLEEKRVTQK; encoded by the exons ATGATCATTTCTCAACACCTCCTCAGCCCAGAAGCCTCCAAAGTCCCTACCAGGTCAGCTCTCCCCCTGCAGCAGCTCCCTGACAAGAGGATAAAGGTCTCCCCCGCCAGGAGGATGAAAGTCTCCATGGCagccatctccctcttcctcatcctcctcatCACCTGCGCTCTGGGGAGAAAGCCTGAACAGTCCTCAC GAGGGCCTTACCACCCAGCCGAGTGCTGCGTCAGCTACATTGCCCAGGCAATCCCACGTCACCGGATCACAGATTATTATGAGACCAGCAGCCAGTGCTCCAAGCCTGGAGTTGT CTTCATCACCAAAAAGGGCCATTCTGTATGTGCCAACCCCAGGCACGACTGGGTCCAGGACTACATCAAGGACCTGGAGGAGAAACGAGTGACCCAGAAGTAG
- the CCL16 gene encoding C-C motif chemokine 16: MKVSGAALFLLILILTTPALHGQSKSPASLNSSHTCCLKHHEKVMPRKMVVGYRRALNCYLPAIIFVTKKNREICANPQNKWVQEYLRDPNIPLLPPRNLAQARSVRP; the protein is encoded by the exons ATGAAGGTCTCCGGGGCTGccctctttctcctcatcctcatcctcaccaCTCCTGCTTTGCACGGCCAGTCAA AAAGTCCTGCGTCGTTGAACAGTTCTCACACCTGCTGCCTGAAGCATCATGAGAAAGTAATGCCAAGGAAAATGGTGGTGGGATACAGAAGGGCCCTCAACTGCTACCTGCCGGCAATCAT CTTTGTCACCAAAAAGAACCGAGAGATCTGTGccaacccccaaaacaaatgGGTCCAAGAGtacctcagggatcccaatataCCTTTGCTGCCTCCCAGGAACTTGGCCCAGGCTAGAAGTGTTAGGCCATAG